Below is a genomic region from Streptomyces ferrugineus.
CGGATCATCGGCCTCGACACCTACGCCAAGTCCGGCAACGGCGCCGACGCGGGCGGGCTCGGGGCCGAGCAACTGTCCTGGTTCCGGGCGACGTTGAGACAGGCTCCGGATCAGCCGACGGTGGTGTTCGGCCACCATCCGCTGACCGTGCGGGACTCCGTCTTCCCGGTGACCCGCGGCCAACAGCTGGACCGGCGCCAGGCGCGTGCCCTCGTGGACGCCTACGCCGCCGCGCCCGGCGTCTTCCTGCACCACGCGGGCCACACCCACCGCAACAAGCGCACCGTGCTGGTGCGGGCCCCGCACGTCACCCATCAGGAAGTCGCCGCCGCCAAGGAGTACCCTGGCGGATTCACCCTTCTGCGCATCCACTCCGGCGGCTACGCCCTCAACCACTACAAGGCCGGCGACATGGCGGCCCGGCAGTGGGGCGAGCGCAGCCGCCGGGTGGCCGCGGGCCTGTGGCCCCACCACGCCCTGGGCCGCTCGGTCACGGACCGCAACAGCGTGCGGGCGCACGACCTGTCTGGAGTCGCCGGGTTCGCAGTGCGTGAATAGCGGGTGACGCTGCGCGTTCGTAGCATCGAGGCATGGCAACCCTGTGGGAGCTGATGCAGGACTGCATCCCCGACGACCACGCCCGACAGGTCACCTCGCGCTACTACGTCGACGAGGTGATGGCCGCCCCGGGTGCGCCCGGCCTGGTCGTCGACCTGGGGTGCGGTCGCGGCACGTCGGCCGCGCTGTTCCGCAAGCACGCCCCCGAGGTGCGCTGGGTCGGCGTCGACATCCGTGACTCGCCGGAGGCCGCACAGCGCACCCCCGGCGGCGACCCGGTCATCCACTACGACGGCGTCCACCTCCCCCTCGGCTCGGACTCCCTCCCCCTCGTCTACTCCCACCAGGTCTTCGAACACGTCGCCCGCCCGCGCGAACTCCTCGCGGAAGTCGCCCGGGTGCTGGCGCCCGGCGGTCATTTCATCGGATCGACATCCCAGTTCGAGCCGTACCACTCCTTCAGCCTGTGGAACTACACGCCGTACGGCTTCCGGACGCTGGTCGAGGACGCCGGGTTGGCGTTGGAGGAGATCCGTCCGTCCCTCGACGGGGTGGCGCTGATCATGCGGAGCTATCTCGGCCGGCCGCCGGAGTACAGCCGCTACTGGGACGAACAGTCCCCGCTCAACACCGAGATCGACCAGTGGGCGAAGACCGGCCGGCGCAGAACGGCCCTGGTGAACCTGCGGAAGCTGACGTACTGCGGCCAGTTCGCGTTCAAGGTCGGCAAACCGGTGCCAGATCACAAAACTCGGCGCGCCGCAGGATGATTTGGGGCATTTCCTACTTAACCTCCCTTAATCGTAAGGGCTCACCCCTTCACGCTTCGCATCCACCTCACTCCACCGGAGATGACATGCACAAGCTTCGCAAGGCCGCCGTCCTGGTCGCCGCCGTCAGCACCGTCGGACTCCTGGGCGCGGGCAGCGCCCACGCCGACGGCCGGGGCGACGGCCCCGGAGGCAACAACTACAGCGTCACGCAGAGCACCCAGTGCAAGTCCCACGACTTGAACCTCGACATCCTCGGCGTGGTCGGCATCCTCAACGGCGTGCTCGGCAGCGGGCTCAACGGCGAGGGTGACGCGGGCGCCCAGAGCAACCACCTCGGCTCGACGATGGGCTGCAGCAACACCGCGTTCTAGTCGAACGCGGCCGCAGCCGCCGGCAGTGACAGGCGGTCAGCCAACGGCTGACCGCCTGTTCTGGTCCGGACCTGAACGCGGGTGACCGACTAGGCTGCCATGGGATTCAACCCGCGTGCAGCATCAGCCCGATGCCCACGACCAGCAACGCCGCCGCCGCGATCCGGCCCGCCCCGAAGCGCTCCTTGAAGAGCACCGCCCCGATCGCGGCCCCCACGATGATGGACGACTCCCGCAGCGCCGCGATCGGCGCCAGCTCCGCCTTCGTCTGTGCCCACAGCACCAGCGCGTACGCGGCGACGGACAGCGCGGCACCCAGCAACCCCAGCCGGGCGAACGGCCGCAGCACGGTGAGCGTGTCGCCGCGCCAGCGCCGGACGGCGTAGAGGGGAATGACGACGCCCTCGATCACCATCAGCCAGGCGATGTACCCGAGGGGCGACCCGGAGGCCCGTACGCCGAGACCGTCGAGGACGGTGTACGCCGCGATGGACAGCCCGGTCGCCAACGCGGCGCCGATCGCCTTCCAGTTGGGCCGGTGCCCGCGCAGCCCCCACAGCGCGACGCCGGTAAGGCCCGCGCAGGACACGGCGATTCCGGCGGCCACCCACCCGTCCGGCACCTCGTGCGCGAACACGGCGGCCAGCAGGGCGACCACGAGCGGGGCGGTGCCGCGCGCGATGGGATAGGCCTGCCCGAAGTCGCCCAGCCGGAAGGACTTCATCAGCAGCGCGAAGTACACGATGTGGACGACCCCGGAGGCGAGGAGATACGGCCACGCCCCCGACGCCGGGACCTCCCCGAAGGGCATCAGTATCAGCCCGATCAGCACCCCGCCGCCCGCGATGAGCGTGAACCCGACCAGCTTGTCGGTGATCTTGTGGGCGATGGCGTTCCAGCTGGCGTGCGTGACGGCGGCAAGCAGGACGGCGGCCGTGACCAGCGGCGTCACGAAGCCGACGACTGCTCGCGCACGTCCACGACAGTCGCGCCGGCGTGGGCGACGAGGTCCTTCGGCGCCATGGGGAACACCGCGTGCGGGTTGCCCGCGGCCGCCCACACCACGTCGTGCTCCAGCAGCGAACGGTCGGCGAGCACCCGCGTCCTCGTACGGTGCCCGAAGGGCGGCACGCCCCCGATGGCATACCCGGTGGTCTCCCGTACGACATCGGCCTTGGCCCGCGTGACCTTGCCGGCGCCGAGCGCCTCGCGGACCAGTTCCACGTCGACCCGGGAGGCCCCGTCCATCAACACCAGCACCGGCACCCCGTCGGCGGCGAAGATCAGTGACTTGCAGATCTCACTCAGCTCACACCCGATCGCGGCGGCGGCCTCGGCGGCGGTCCGGGTCGCGTCCGGGAACCGGCGGATCCGGATGTGCAGGTCGTCGAGGCCCAGCTCACTCAGGGCTTCGGCGAAACGGGGGTGGGCTCCGAAGCCCTCGTTCTCGGCGTCAGTGGCGGCTGTCGTCATGCAGGCACGCTAGCGGTAGCTGTACGGGGCATGCGACTGGGTTACGTCGTCAGCCGAGCAGAATCGTGACGTCGATGTTGCCGCGCGTCGCGTTCGAGTACGGGCACACCTCGTGCGCCGCGTCCACCAGCTTCGCCGCGATGTCCGGGTCCAGGACCGGCAGCGAGACGCTGAGGGCGACCGCGAGGCCGTAGCCGCGGTGCTTGTTGGGGCCGATGCCGACCTTCGCGGCGACCGTGGACCCGGTGAGGTCGTAGCCCTCGCGGTTGCCGACCAGGATCAGCGCGTTGTGGAAGCAGGAGCTGTAGCCGGCCGCGAAGAGCTGCTCGGGGTTGGTGCCGTTGCCGTCGCCGCCCAGCTCCGGCGGCATCGAGACCTTCAGCTCGATCTGACCGTCCTGGCTGGTGACATAGCCGTCCCGGCCGCCGTGCGCGGTGGCCTCGGCGACATACATGATCTTCGTCGGGCGAGTGTCGACGGCGGTTCCTTCATCGGTCATGGTTGGCCCTCCCCCAAAAAAAGACGTGCACAAGTGCATCGTGCACAAGGTACTTGCCGGTACAGGGCCCGCTGTTACCAGGGGGTAGCAACCGCGGGTAACCCGAGATCAGCGGCCGCGGTCGGCCGCCGCCCGCGCCTGCGCCGCCAGCCGCCGCAGCTCCTCGCGCAGCCGGGCGACCTCCGGCCCCTGGAGCCCGGTCTCCGCGAGCAGCGCCCCGGGCACCCGCGCCGCCCGCTCCCGCAGCTCCTCGGCCCGCCCCGTGCACGCGACCAGTACCGAGCGCTCATCGCCCGCCGACCGCTCCCGGCGCACCAGCCCCGCCGACTCCAGCCGCTTCAGCAGCGGCGACACCGTGCCGTAGTCGAGCGTCAGCGCCCCGGCCAGCTCCTTGACCGGCAGCTCGCCGCGCTCCCAGAGGACCAGCAGCACGAGGTACTGCGGGTAGGTGAGGCCGAGCTCGTCGAGTAGCGGCCGGTACGCGGCCGTCACCGCGCGCTGGGCGGCGTACAGCGCGAAGCAGAGCTGCTGGTCGAGCAGCAGTGAGCCGTCGGTCTCCTCGTTCGTCACGCGCCCATTGTCACGGAGCGCGGATCGAAGCCGAACGGCAGCTCCAGTCGATGGGCGCGCATCAGCTCGTCGTCCGCGAGGAGTTCGCCGGTCTTGCCGTCCGCCGCGATCACGCCCTCGCTGAGGACGAGGGAGCGCGGGCACAGCTCCAGGGCGTACGGCAGGTCGTGCGTGACCATCAGGACCGTGACGTCCAACGAGCGCAGGATGTCGGCCAGTTCGCGGCGGGAGGCGGGGTCGAGGTTGGAGGACGGCTCGTCCAGGACGAGGATCTCCGGCTCCATCGCGAGCACGGTCGCCACCGCGACCCTGCGGCGCTGGCCGAAGGAGAGGTGGTGCGGCGGGCGGTCCTTGAACTCCGCCATGCCGACCCGCTCCAGCGCGCGGTCGACCCGCTCCTGAAGCTCCGCCCCCTTCAGCCCGGCCGCCGCCGGCCCGAACGCCACGTCCTCACGGACCGTCGGCATGAACAGCTGGTCGTCCGGGTCCTGGAACACGATCCCGACCCGGCGCCGGACCTCCGCCATGTGCTGCTTGCCGACGGGGAGCCCGGCGACCTTCACCGTGCCCGTGCCGCCGGTCAGGATGCCGTTGAGGTGCAGGACGAGGGTCGTCTTGCCGGCGCCGTTCGGGCCGAGCAGCGCGACCCGTTCGCCGCGCGCGATGGAGAAGTCCACGCCGAACAGGGCCTGGTGGCCGTCGGGGTAGGCGAAGGCGAGGCCGGAGACCTCCAGAGAAGCTGTCACAGCGTCCATCACAACACCCATCCCAGCAGACAGACGACCAGGGCCGTGCACGGGAGCGCGAAGGCGTACGACCACTGCGCCCGGGACGCGGTCACCTCGTCGATCACCGGCATCGAACCGGCGTACCCGCGGCTGACCATGGCGAGGTGGACGCGCTCGCCGCGCTCGTAGGAGCGGATGAACAGCGCGCCCGCCGACTTCGCGAGCACGCCCCAGTGGCGGACGCCCTTCGCCTCGAAGCCGCGTGACTCCCGCGCGATGCGCATCCGCCGCATCTCGTCGGCGATGACATCGCCGTAGCGGATCATGAAGGACGCGATCTGCACGAGCAGCGGCGGCAGCTTGAGCCGCTGGAGGCCGAGCAGCAGTTCGCGCAGCTCGGTGGTGGAGGCGAGCAGGACGGAGGCGGCGACGCCCAACGTGCCCTTGGCGAGCACGTTCCAGGCGCCCCACAGCCCGCTGACGCTCAGCGACAGCCCCAGCACCTCGACGCGCTCGCCCTCCGCCACGAACGGCATCAGCACGGCGAACGCGACGAACGGCACCTCGATCAGCAGCCGCTTGAGCAGAAATCCGGCGGGCACGCGGGCCGCGTACGCGACGCACGCGAGCAGTACGGCGTACAGGCCGAACGCCCACATCGCCGCGCGCGGTGTCGACACCACGACCACCACGAACGCGAACGTGGCGGCGAGTTTGGTGTGCGGCGGCAGGGTGTGCACGGGCGAGTGCCCGTGCCGGTAGAGCCTGTGCGCGTGCCCGGCGCCCACGTCAGACGCTCGTGCTGGAGGGGGAGACGTCGACCGGGTCGGACGTACGGCGCCTGCGCACCGCCCAGAACACCGCGCTGCCCGCGACCGCCGTGACGCCGACGCCGATCGTGCCCGCGAGGCCGCCGGAGAGCCGGGCGTCGGTGATGTCCTTGACGCCGTAGTCGGCGAGCGGGGAGTCGGCCGTGTCGTGCTCCTCGGCCTTCTTGTCGATGCCGTGGTCGGCGGCGACCTTCTCCAGGCCGTCCGGGTCGGCCGAGGCGTAGAAGCTGACGAACCCGGCGAGGACGAGGGAGGTGACGAGGCCCACGGCCCACACCTTGCGGGAGGAGCGGGCGGCGACCGGGACGGCGGCCGGCTCGGCGGCGGGCGCGTCGACCAGCTCGCCGCCCACCCGCAGCTTCAGCCGCTGCCGCAGATCACGGGCGCCGTACACGAGGTCCGGGCGTACGGCGATGACGGCGCCGACGGTCAGCGCGGTGATCGTGGCCTCGCCGACGCCGATCAGGATGTGCACGCCCACCATGGCGGTGGCGACCTTGCCGATCGAGACGTCGGTGGTGCCGCCGACCGCGTACATCAGCGTGAAGGCCAGCGCGGAGGCCGGCACGGACAGCAGGGCGGCGACGAAGGCGGCCACGGTGATCGACCTGCGGCCGCGGGGCAGGATCTTCACCAGGCCGCGGAAGGCGGCGTAGGCGACGATCGTCGTGACGATCGCCATGTTGGTGATGTTCACGCCGAGGGCGGTCAGGCCGCCGTCCGCGAACAGGATGCCCTGCATCAGCAGGACGACCGAGACGCACAGCACCCCTGTGTAGGGGCCGACGAGTATCGCCGCGAGCGCCCCGCCGAGCAGATGGCCGCTGGTCCCCGCCGCGACGGGGAAGTTCAGCATCTGCACGGCGAAGATGAACGCCGCCACCAGTCCGGCCAGCGGCGCCGTCCGCTCGTCGAGCTCACGGCGCGCGCCGCGCAGGCTCACGGCGACGGCGGCAGCGGCGACCACGCCGGTCGCGACCGACGTGGGGGCGTCTATGAATCCGTCAGGTACGTGCACCGTTCGATGATAGTGGCTTAATGCGAACCACTTGCAAGAGCGAGGAACTTGTCCATCGCATATGTGAGATGTAGCGGCGCGGACGGGCGCTTTCCGGAAGATATGCGACATTGGAGGGGGAGCGAAGGCACAGCTTTCGCTCAGGTCACGCAGCGTAAGGGGCCGTCCGATGTCTGTAGTCGAACAGTACGCGCGAGCCCATATCGTCACGGACGCGGACCTCCTGGCGGAGGAGCAGGACGCGGTGCCGGTGATCCTGCGGTACGACCCCGAGACGGATCCGCGCGCGGTGCGGGTCCGGTTGCCCGGGCGCGAGGCGCACGAGTGGACCTTCTCCCGCTCCCTGCTGGAGCAGGGGCTGCGGGCCCCCGCGGGGAGCGGGGAGATACGGGTGTGGCCGTGCGGCCGGGTGCAGGCCGTGGTGGAGTTCCACTCCGCGCAGGGGGTTTCGCTGGTGCAGTTCGACTCGAAGGCCCTGATGAGGTTTCTGCGGCGGACGTATCTGGCCGCCGCCGCACCCGTCGGCCGCTGAGGCTCAGCCGCCCGTCTTCAGCAGCGCCGCCACGATCGGGCCCGCGGTCTCCCCGCCGTGGCCGGCCGCCTGGACCACGCCCGCCGCGGCCAGGTCGCCCCGGTACGCGGTGAACCAGCCGTTGGGCTTCTTCTGGTTGTCGACCTCCGCCGAGCCGGTCTTGGCGCCGACGTCGCCGGTGACCCCGGACATCGCCTCGGCCGCCGTGCCGTAGGCCGCGGTGTAGGACATCAGGTCGCGCAGCTGGGACAGCGTGGACGCGGACATCGTGCGGGACGCGGTCGCCAGCTGACGGCCGTCGACCTCGGGGGAGACCAGGTAGGGCTGCTTGAAGGTGCCCGCCTTCACGGTCGCCGAGACCGACGCCATGTTCAGCGGGTTCATGCGCACGCCGCCCTGTCCGATGAGCGAGGCCGCCATCTGGGCCTGCGACTGGACCGGGACGGAGCCGTCGAAGGTGGAGACGCCGACGGACCAGTTGTTCAGGGAGAGGCCGAAGACCTGCTGGGCCTGCTTGGTGAGGCTGTCGTTGTCCAGCTCGGGCGCCTGGCTGATGAAGGCGGTGTTGCAGGAGCGGGCGAAGCTCGCCTTGAAGGTGCCGTTCTTGATCTCGAACTTGTCGTCGTTCTGGAACTTCCAGTGCCCGTACGTGAAGTACTTCGGGCAGGGGTGCGGCTCGTCCGCCGACGCCAGGTCCTTCTCGATCAGCAGCGAGGAGGTGATGACCTTCATCGTGGAGCCCGGCGCGAGGGAGCCCTGGAACGCGGTGTTGAAGCCGTGCGAGGAGTTGGCGACCGCCAGGATCTCGCCGGTCGAGGGGCGCAGCACGGCGACCGACGCCTTCGACTTCGCCGCCACCTGCTTCTCCGCGGCGGCCTGCATCGCCGGACTCAGCGTCGTCTTCACGGTGCCCGGCGTGCCCTTGCTCAGCTCCAGCAGGGTCTTGTCGGACAGCTCGGCCTTCTTGGACTCCTTGCCCCGAACGACCTGGAGCTCGACGCCCGCCTTGCCGCCGGCCTTCTCGCCGTACTTCTCGCGCAGGCTGTCCAGGACCGAGCCCAGCGACGGGTACTCCTTCTCCGTCAGCTCGCCGCCGTCCCGGTCGAGGGCCTTGACCGGCGGGGTGCCGGACTCCCCGGTGACCAGGGTGTCGCCGTCCTTCAGATCGGGGTGGACGACCGCGGAGTGCCACCCGACCAGCGGCTTTCCGTCCTCGGCGCGCCGCACGACGGTGAGGGAGCTGTCGTACGCCAGCGGCTTGGTGGTGCCCTTGTACGACACCGTCGCCTTCACGGAGAAGGGGACCTTCGCGCCGGTGCGGGTGCCGGCGGTCAGGGTCACGTCCTTGATGTGGGCGTCCTTGGCGTAGCCCGTCAGCAGGGCCCGCGCGGCCGCCGTGTCGTCCGTGGCGGCGGCCGCCTCGGTCACCTTGCCCTGCTGCCAGGCGGTGAGGAAGTCCCGGGCCGCGGTGGTGACCTCGGTCGCCGACAGCGGGCCGGTCTTGACCGCCTTGGCCTTCTGGTCGCTGGTCGACGACGACCCGCCGCCGTTCTCGGCCGCCGCGCCGCTGCCGAGCAGGGCGTAGACGCCGAGCCCGGCGCCGCCGAGGACCACGGCGATCATCCCGCCGAGTACGGCGGGGTTGGTCTTCCGTCGCTCGGCGACGCGCCTTCTGTTGCCCACTGCTTTCCGTTCCCTCGCGATTCAGGGGCCCCCGCCGCCCCGCCGACCTCACGCATACCAACGACGACGACCACCCTAGAGTCCCCTGCCGCGGGGGATAAGTTCAGCCGGACGCTCGTAGCACGGCTGCGACAATCGGCCCCGCCGCGTCCCCGCCGTGGCCGCCCTTCTGTGTCATGGCCGCGGCCGCGACATCGTTGCGGAAGCCGGTGAACCAGCTGTCGGAGGTGGCCTGCCCGTCGACCTCGGCGGAACCGGTCTTGGCGCCGATGTCGCCGCCGAGCCGCGACATGACCCGCACGGCGGTGCCCTGGGCCGAGGTCGCGGTCAGCCGCATCATCTGCTTGAGCTGGGCGGCGGTGCTCGACGGCAGCCCCTTGGCGGTGGCCAGTTGACGGTCGTCGAGGTCGGGCGAGACGAGATACGGCTGGTGGAACTCGCCGGTGATCGCGGTGGCGGTGACCGACGCCATGTTCAGCGGGTTCATCTCGACCTTGCCCTGGCCGATGGCGTTGGCCGCGCGGTCCGGGCCGGGTGAGGCCGGGACGCTGCCGTCGAAGGAGACGATGCCGGTCTTCCAGTCACCGCGGCCGAGCCCGAACCGCTCCTGGGCCTCCGCCGTCAGCGAGGAGTCCGAGAGCGGGTCCTCGTCGACGAGCTTGATGAAGGCGGTGTTGCAGGAGCGCAGGAAGCCGTTGGCCAGCGTGGCGTTCGCGGTCTCGTCGGGCCGAAGGCCCGTGAGGTTCTTGAAGGTCTGGCTCTGCCAGGTGGCGGTGGGCGGACAGGGCGCCGGGCCGTTCATCGTGGTCACGCCGTTGTCGATGAGCATCGCCGCGGTGATGATCTTCATCGTGGAGCCGGGGGCGACGCGTCCCTCGAAGGCCGCGTTGAAGGCGTCGTCGCGATGGTTGGCCACCGCCAGCACCTCGCCGGTGCTCGGCTTGAGGGCCACCACGGAGGACTCCGCGTACTTCTTCACGGCCTGCTCGGCCGCCGCCTGCACGCTCGCGCTGAGCGTCGTCTCCAGCCTGCCCGGCTCGCCCTCGGCCAGGGTCAGCAGCGAGGTGTCCGGTGACTCGTCGGCGTGCCGGATCGACAACTCGACGCCGGGCTCGCCGCCGGCCTTGTCGCCGTACCTGCCGCGCAGCGTGTCCAGGATCGGGCCGAGCGAGGGGTACTTCTCCTTCGTCAGCACGGTGCCGTTGCGGTCGACGGCCTCGATGGGCGGGGTCGCCGCCTCGCCGGTGACGAGGGTGTCGTCCCGCTTGAGCCGTGGGTGGATCACGCTCGGCTGCCAGTCGACGAGGGCCCGCCCGGTGGTCTTCCCGCGTACGACGGTGAGTTCGCTCTTGTAGGACAGCGCCTTGGACTTGCCGCCGTAGGACACCTTGGCGCTGACGGTGTAGGGCACGGTGGCGCCGCCGGCCCTGCCGGGCGTGATCTTCACGCCGGTGATGTGGGCGTCCTCGCTGTAGGAGGACAGCACGGCCTGGGCGGCCGCGTCGTTGTTCGTGTACGTCGAGGCCTGTGCGGCCTCGCCCTTCTCCCAGGCCGTGAAGAACTTGGTCGTGGTCTCCTCGACCTCCTCGGCGCTCGGCGGACCGGTCCGGGCCGGCGCCGGTCCCGCGGCACCCGTCGCCCCTCCGCCGTTCAGCGCGGACATGATGTTGTAGGCGCCGTATCCGGCACCGCCCACCATGACCGCGAAGACGCCGCCTATGACAGCGGCCTTTACCCC
It encodes:
- the cbiQ gene encoding cobalt ECF transporter T component CbiQ, which produces MGAGHAHRLYRHGHSPVHTLPPHTKLAATFAFVVVVVSTPRAAMWAFGLYAVLLACVAYAARVPAGFLLKRLLIEVPFVAFAVLMPFVAEGERVEVLGLSLSVSGLWGAWNVLAKGTLGVAASVLLASTTELRELLLGLQRLKLPPLLVQIASFMIRYGDVIADEMRRMRIARESRGFEAKGVRHWGVLAKSAGALFIRSYERGERVHLAMVSRGYAGSMPVIDEVTASRAQWSYAFALPCTALVVCLLGWVL
- a CDS encoding energy-coupling factor ABC transporter permease; this translates as MHVPDGFIDAPTSVATGVVAAAAVAVSLRGARRELDERTAPLAGLVAAFIFAVQMLNFPVAAGTSGHLLGGALAAILVGPYTGVLCVSVVLLMQGILFADGGLTALGVNITNMAIVTTIVAYAAFRGLVKILPRGRRSITVAAFVAALLSVPASALAFTLMYAVGGTTDVSIGKVATAMVGVHILIGVGEATITALTVGAVIAVRPDLVYGARDLRQRLKLRVGGELVDAPAAEPAAVPVAARSSRKVWAVGLVTSLVLAGFVSFYASADPDGLEKVAADHGIDKKAEEHDTADSPLADYGVKDITDARLSGGLAGTIGVGVTAVAGSAVFWAVRRRRTSDPVDVSPSSTSV
- a CDS encoding energy-coupling factor ABC transporter ATP-binding protein; this encodes MDAVTASLEVSGLAFAYPDGHQALFGVDFSIARGERVALLGPNGAGKTTLVLHLNGILTGGTGTVKVAGLPVGKQHMAEVRRRVGIVFQDPDDQLFMPTVREDVAFGPAAAGLKGAELQERVDRALERVGMAEFKDRPPHHLSFGQRRRVAVATVLAMEPEILVLDEPSSNLDPASRRELADILRSLDVTVLMVTHDLPYALELCPRSLVLSEGVIAADGKTGELLADDELMRAHRLELPFGFDPRSVTMGA
- a CDS encoding penicillin-binding transpeptidase domain-containing protein translates to MGNRRRVAERRKTNPAVLGGMIAVVLGGAGLGVYALLGSGAAAENGGGSSSTSDQKAKAVKTGPLSATEVTTAARDFLTAWQQGKVTEAAAATDDTAAARALLTGYAKDAHIKDVTLTAGTRTGAKVPFSVKATVSYKGTTKPLAYDSSLTVVRRAEDGKPLVGWHSAVVHPDLKDGDTLVTGESGTPPVKALDRDGGELTEKEYPSLGSVLDSLREKYGEKAGGKAGVELQVVRGKESKKAELSDKTLLELSKGTPGTVKTTLSPAMQAAAEKQVAAKSKASVAVLRPSTGEILAVANSSHGFNTAFQGSLAPGSTMKVITSSLLIEKDLASADEPHPCPKYFTYGHWKFQNDDKFEIKNGTFKASFARSCNTAFISQAPELDNDSLTKQAQQVFGLSLNNWSVGVSTFDGSVPVQSQAQMAASLIGQGGVRMNPLNMASVSATVKAGTFKQPYLVSPEVDGRQLATASRTMSASTLSQLRDLMSYTAAYGTAAEAMSGVTGDVGAKTGSAEVDNQKKPNGWFTAYRGDLAAAGVVQAAGHGGETAGPIVAALLKTGG
- a CDS encoding class I SAM-dependent DNA methyltransferase yields the protein MATLWELMQDCIPDDHARQVTSRYYVDEVMAAPGAPGLVVDLGCGRGTSAALFRKHAPEVRWVGVDIRDSPEAAQRTPGGDPVIHYDGVHLPLGSDSLPLVYSHQVFEHVARPRELLAEVARVLAPGGHFIGSTSQFEPYHSFSLWNYTPYGFRTLVEDAGLALEEIRPSLDGVALIMRSYLGRPPEYSRYWDEQSPLNTEIDQWAKTGRRRTALVNLRKLTYCGQFAFKVGKPVPDHKTRRAAG
- a CDS encoding SsgA family sporulation/cell division regulator — its product is MSVVEQYARAHIVTDADLLAEEQDAVPVILRYDPETDPRAVRVRLPGREAHEWTFSRSLLEQGLRAPAGSGEIRVWPCGRVQAVVEFHSAQGVSLVQFDSKALMRFLRRTYLAAAAPVGR
- a CDS encoding MarR family winged helix-turn-helix transcriptional regulator, whose amino-acid sequence is MTNEETDGSLLLDQQLCFALYAAQRAVTAAYRPLLDELGLTYPQYLVLLVLWERGELPVKELAGALTLDYGTVSPLLKRLESAGLVRRERSAGDERSVLVACTGRAEELRERAARVPGALLAETGLQGPEVARLREELRRLAAQARAAADRGR
- a CDS encoding penicillin-binding transpeptidase domain-containing protein translates to MSKGVKAAVIGGVFAVMVGGAGYGAYNIMSALNGGGATGAAGPAPARTGPPSAEEVEETTTKFFTAWEKGEAAQASTYTNNDAAAQAVLSSYSEDAHITGVKITPGRAGGATVPYTVSAKVSYGGKSKALSYKSELTVVRGKTTGRALVDWQPSVIHPRLKRDDTLVTGEAATPPIEAVDRNGTVLTKEKYPSLGPILDTLRGRYGDKAGGEPGVELSIRHADESPDTSLLTLAEGEPGRLETTLSASVQAAAEQAVKKYAESSVVALKPSTGEVLAVANHRDDAFNAAFEGRVAPGSTMKIITAAMLIDNGVTTMNGPAPCPPTATWQSQTFKNLTGLRPDETANATLANGFLRSCNTAFIKLVDEDPLSDSSLTAEAQERFGLGRGDWKTGIVSFDGSVPASPGPDRAANAIGQGKVEMNPLNMASVTATAITGEFHQPYLVSPDLDDRQLATAKGLPSSTAAQLKQMMRLTATSAQGTAVRVMSRLGGDIGAKTGSAEVDGQATSDSWFTGFRNDVAAAAMTQKGGHGGDAAGPIVAAVLRASG
- a CDS encoding organic hydroperoxide resistance protein, producing the protein MTDEGTAVDTRPTKIMYVAEATAHGGRDGYVTSQDGQIELKVSMPPELGGDGNGTNPEQLFAAGYSSCFHNALILVGNREGYDLTGSTVAAKVGIGPNKHRGYGLAVALSVSLPVLDPDIAAKLVDAAHEVCPYSNATRGNIDVTILLG
- a CDS encoding YbaK/EbsC family protein — its product is MTTAATDAENEGFGAHPRFAEALSELGLDDLHIRIRRFPDATRTAAEAAAAIGCELSEICKSLIFAADGVPVLVLMDGASRVDVELVREALGAGKVTRAKADVVRETTGYAIGGVPPFGHRTRTRVLADRSLLEHDVVWAAAGNPHAVFPMAPKDLVAHAGATVVDVREQSSAS
- a CDS encoding DMT family transporter, with translation MTPLVTAAVLLAAVTHASWNAIAHKITDKLVGFTLIAGGGVLIGLILMPFGEVPASGAWPYLLASGVVHIVYFALLMKSFRLGDFGQAYPIARGTAPLVVALLAAVFAHEVPDGWVAAGIAVSCAGLTGVALWGLRGHRPNWKAIGAALATGLSIAAYTVLDGLGVRASGSPLGYIAWLMVIEGVVIPLYAVRRWRGDTLTVLRPFARLGLLGAALSVAAYALVLWAQTKAELAPIAALRESSIIVGAAIGAVLFKERFGAGRIAAAALLVVGIGLMLHAG